A part of Aquibium oceanicum genomic DNA contains:
- a CDS encoding cysteine desulfurase family protein, whose amino-acid sequence MAMERAYLDYNASAPLAASARAAMLSALEVEGNPSSVHAEGRTARRIVEKARRQVAGLVNAGEEHVVFTSGATEAASMLLTPDWRMGRGPLRVSRLLVAASDHPCILGGGSFAPEDVTVLPVLGNGLLDLDALEAALAGHDRASGMAMVAIHVANNETGVIQPVAEIGRIAKAAGALTVFDAVQAAGRIRLDISEGWADFLILSSHKIGGPKGAGAIVAASGLLMPRPLVSGGGQEKGHRAGTENVAAIAGFGAAAMDAAENLSSMKEVGRRRDAIEAAVLENAPGATIFGKESPRLQNTVFFELPGMKAETAQIAFDLAGIALSAGSACSSGKVGPSHVLKAMGFGENAGALRVSIGISTTDREVEAFRQALAAIVARQSGASRAA is encoded by the coding sequence CGACTACAATGCCAGCGCACCGCTGGCGGCGTCGGCGCGCGCGGCCATGCTGTCGGCGCTGGAGGTCGAGGGAAACCCTTCCTCGGTCCACGCGGAGGGCAGGACGGCACGGCGCATCGTGGAAAAGGCGCGGCGTCAGGTGGCGGGACTGGTCAACGCCGGCGAGGAGCACGTGGTGTTCACCTCGGGCGCGACGGAAGCCGCCTCCATGCTGCTTACGCCTGACTGGCGCATGGGCCGCGGGCCGCTGCGGGTCTCGCGTCTTCTGGTTGCCGCATCCGATCATCCCTGCATCCTCGGCGGCGGCTCCTTCGCGCCCGAAGACGTGACCGTTCTGCCGGTCCTCGGCAACGGCCTCCTCGATCTCGATGCGCTGGAAGCCGCGCTTGCCGGACACGACCGCGCGAGCGGGATGGCGATGGTGGCGATCCACGTCGCCAACAACGAGACCGGGGTGATCCAGCCGGTGGCCGAGATCGGTCGCATCGCCAAGGCCGCCGGTGCGCTGACGGTGTTCGATGCGGTGCAGGCGGCGGGCCGGATAAGGCTCGACATTTCCGAGGGTTGGGCGGATTTCCTGATTCTGTCTTCGCACAAGATCGGCGGGCCGAAAGGGGCGGGTGCGATCGTCGCCGCCTCCGGTCTCCTGATGCCGCGGCCGCTGGTTTCCGGCGGCGGACAGGAAAAGGGCCATCGGGCTGGCACCGAGAACGTCGCCGCCATCGCGGGCTTCGGCGCGGCGGCCATGGACGCTGCGGAAAACCTCTCGTCCATGAAAGAAGTCGGCCGCCGGCGCGATGCGATCGAGGCGGCGGTGCTGGAAAACGCGCCCGGCGCGACCATCTTCGGCAAGGAATCGCCGCGCCTGCAGAACACGGTGTTCTTCGAATTGCCCGGCATGAAGGCGGAGACGGCGCAGATCGCCTTCGACCTCGCCGGCATCGCGCTGTCGGCCGGATCGGCCTGTTCGTCGGGCAAGGTCGGCCCGAGCCATGTGCTGAAGGCGATGGGATTTGGCGAGAATGCGGGCGCATTGCGCGTCTCGATCGGGATTTCTACGACCGACCGGGAGGTGGAGGCGTTTCGGCAGGCTTTGGCCGCGATCGTGGCGCGCCAGTCCGGCGCGAGCCGAGCGGCATGA